Proteins encoded together in one Candidatus Cloacimonadota bacterium window:
- a CDS encoding ABC transporter ATP-binding protein/permease, with translation MDNKEHSTKRSANLMLLYKMMFRYWPYIIAGLISMALYALFSGVSITILIPLFDYVFNPNKPEILYHNAGEILGAIKAAMLAFYTELGSLLQVRSLSDLSPLWNKLKQVMLVSDSLSLLYLLCIFIVVIILLKNLAFFANRNFFVRLRGRTIRDLRGYMFRRYLNQSLEFFSKNKVGDAIVRMVNDVEIVSNQFINAMFDSIRDISTVIVYMYIAIYLNAKLFAYSILVVPLLTLTISFLGKKIKKYSQRIQGQVSAMFSVVEEVLNSIKIVKAFRKEDEEYKVFSDINSQHLKQWQKSQIYSAMNVPISEMNSAVTGVVVVIIGGGMILDPSGGFSLGDFTAFLFAVFSMLHPMKSVTQLYTEIKKATVSLDRIALVLNQESTIKDDENAISKPEFSQSILFQKVGFWYKSDEKVLIDFNLEVQKGSKVAFVGASGGGKTTVTNLINRLYDVKEGRILIDGIDIKQIKLDDLRSLFGVVTQDSVLFSKTIRENIAYGSKKTLSDDEIVAAAKIAHADEFIQKFPHKYDQLLDIKGLNLSGGQRQRLCIARAIVGNPPILIFDEATSALDTESERKVQDAIDEATKNRTVILIAHRLSTILAAEKIVVLEKGKIVGMGNHDELLQTCPRYQVLYNLQFNKQ, from the coding sequence ATGGATAATAAAGAACACAGCACAAAACGAAGCGCCAATCTGATGCTATTGTATAAGATGATGTTTCGCTACTGGCCATACATCATTGCCGGACTTATCTCCATGGCTTTGTACGCCTTGTTTAGCGGAGTGAGCATCACCATCCTGATTCCGCTCTTCGATTATGTATTTAATCCTAACAAACCAGAGATTTTGTATCATAATGCCGGCGAGATTTTGGGAGCAATAAAGGCTGCGATGCTAGCTTTTTATACAGAGCTTGGTTCGCTATTGCAGGTTAGATCTTTAAGCGATCTAAGTCCCTTATGGAATAAGCTAAAACAGGTTATGTTGGTAAGTGATTCTCTATCATTACTGTATTTGCTGTGTATATTCATTGTGGTTATTATCCTCTTGAAGAATCTTGCGTTTTTTGCCAACCGTAATTTTTTTGTACGTTTAAGAGGGAGAACAATTCGAGATTTACGGGGATACATGTTTAGACGGTATCTCAATCAGAGTCTGGAGTTTTTTAGCAAGAACAAGGTTGGTGATGCCATCGTTAGGATGGTAAATGATGTAGAGATAGTATCAAATCAGTTCATCAATGCAATGTTTGATAGCATTCGCGATATCAGTACTGTAATAGTTTATATGTACATTGCTATCTATCTAAATGCCAAACTATTTGCCTACAGTATTCTGGTGGTGCCGCTACTTACTCTTACGATCAGCTTTTTGGGGAAGAAGATCAAAAAGTATTCTCAGCGTATTCAAGGCCAGGTATCTGCAATGTTCAGCGTGGTTGAAGAAGTACTGAACAGCATCAAGATCGTAAAGGCGTTTCGAAAGGAAGATGAAGAATACAAAGTATTTAGCGATATAAACAGTCAACACCTGAAACAATGGCAAAAATCGCAGATATACAGTGCCATGAATGTACCGATTTCAGAAATGAACTCGGCAGTTACTGGAGTGGTGGTAGTAATAATTGGCGGAGGAATGATCTTGGATCCATCCGGAGGCTTTTCTTTGGGAGATTTTACCGCCTTTCTATTTGCTGTGTTTTCCATGTTGCACCCCATGAAGAGTGTTACCCAGCTTTATACGGAGATCAAAAAGGCTACCGTATCTTTGGACCGCATTGCATTGGTGCTCAACCAAGAATCTACCATTAAGGATGATGAAAACGCCATATCTAAACCGGAGTTCAGCCAATCGATCCTTTTCCAAAAAGTTGGATTTTGGTACAAATCCGACGAAAAAGTGCTAATTGATTTTAATCTTGAAGTGCAAAAAGGTAGCAAAGTAGCTTTTGTGGGAGCAAGTGGCGGGGGCAAAACTACTGTTACAAACCTCATAAATCGGCTTTACGACGTAAAAGAGGGTCGGATTCTCATTGATGGCATAGATATCAAGCAAATTAAGCTAGATGATTTACGCAGTCTCTTTGGTGTGGTTACTCAAGATAGCGTACTCTTTAGTAAAACCATAAGGGAAAACATAGCCTATGGCAGCAAAAAGACTCTGAGTGATGACGAGATAGTTGCTGCGGCGAAGATTGCCCATGCCGATGAGTTCATTCAAAAATTTCCCCATAAATACGATCAACTGCTGGATATAAAAGGGTTAAACCTATCCGGAGGACAGCGTCAAAGACTTTGTATAGCACGGGCGATTGTAGGAAATCCGCCCATCTTGATTTTTGATGAAGCTACCAGTGCCCTAGATACCGAGAGTGAACGCAAGGTACAGGATGCCATTGACGAAGCTACCAAAAACCGCACCGTGATTTTGATAGCGCACCGTCTTTCCACAATACTGGCAGCAGAAAAAATTGTTGTTTTAGAAAAAGGCAAGATCGTAGGTATGGGTAATCATGACGAATTACTACAAACCTGCCCCCGATACCAGGTGCTCTACAATCTCCAATTCAATAAACAATAA